Proteins encoded within one genomic window of Nordella sp. HKS 07:
- a CDS encoding NAD(P)/FAD-dependent oxidoreductase, whose translation MARVCVIGGGPAGSVFAIRMAQLGHQVELIEPVAFPRPHLGESLSPGVPALLQSLGAEDALAGSRPVRQVEVAWEGAPQIRLDERQEGRLVDRGYFDSLLLDHARSLGVGIRQPARIVDRRHDAEGWRLVIETETGSQSIAADFLADARGRNGAPSWRRQPAGPATLALHAYWKGPGLPDHPVIRAGDDAWYWSVPLPDGSCNIQVFVDAHAFGAARKDTLDSRYLDLLDRSGFRPGAPAGRVQATNASAYVALAATTAASIALGETALALDPLSSSGVQKAIQTALAGAIVANTLIGRPASASAAMAFYQGSLEEASTRHRSWAAGYYAEAARARPAAFWRDRAAAMPGNARRRAAVSADMASVASQPVELSRDLVIADLPCIEGDFVTLRKTLRHPDLAGPVAYLGDQPLAPLLGDFLPGATLVEIAQGWSRRMPFKSALSIAIWLRNNGVLVARSEARR comes from the coding sequence ATGGCGAGAGTGTGCGTCATCGGCGGCGGTCCGGCGGGCAGCGTCTTCGCCATCCGCATGGCGCAACTCGGCCACCAGGTGGAGCTTATCGAGCCTGTCGCCTTTCCGCGCCCGCATCTAGGCGAGTCCTTGAGCCCTGGCGTCCCGGCACTCCTCCAGAGCCTGGGCGCAGAAGACGCTCTGGCGGGCTCCCGCCCGGTGCGCCAGGTCGAGGTTGCCTGGGAGGGAGCACCGCAGATCCGCCTCGACGAGCGCCAGGAAGGACGTCTGGTCGATCGTGGCTATTTCGATTCTCTGCTGCTCGATCATGCGCGAAGCTTAGGCGTCGGCATCCGCCAGCCGGCCCGGATCGTCGACCGCCGGCACGATGCGGAAGGCTGGCGTCTCGTCATCGAAACCGAAACGGGGAGCCAGAGCATCGCGGCCGATTTCCTGGCGGATGCGCGCGGCCGCAATGGCGCTCCATCCTGGCGCAGGCAGCCGGCCGGGCCCGCGACGCTCGCCCTTCATGCTTACTGGAAAGGGCCGGGTCTTCCCGACCATCCGGTGATCCGGGCCGGCGACGACGCCTGGTACTGGTCGGTGCCGCTTCCCGATGGCTCCTGCAACATCCAGGTCTTCGTCGATGCGCACGCCTTCGGCGCGGCGCGCAAGGACACACTCGATTCACGCTATCTGGATCTGCTCGACCGTTCCGGCTTCAGGCCCGGCGCGCCTGCCGGCCGGGTTCAGGCGACGAACGCCTCGGCCTATGTGGCGCTCGCCGCCACGACGGCGGCAAGCATCGCGCTGGGCGAAACCGCTCTGGCGCTGGATCCTCTGTCATCGAGCGGCGTGCAGAAGGCGATCCAGACGGCGCTCGCCGGCGCCATCGTCGCCAATACGCTCATAGGGCGGCCGGCCTCCGCCAGCGCCGCCATGGCCTTCTATCAGGGAAGCCTGGAGGAAGCGTCGACGCGCCATCGATCCTGGGCCGCGGGCTACTATGCGGAAGCGGCGCGCGCGCGGCCGGCGGCCTTCTGGCGCGACCGCGCGGCCGCCATGCCCGGGAACGCCCGCCGCCGCGCCGCGGTTTCCGCCGATATGGCCAGTGTCGCTTCCCAGCCGGTCGAACTGTCGCGCGATCTCGTCATTGCAGATCTGCCCTGCATCGAGGGCGATTTCGTCACGCTGCGCAAGACGCTGCGCCATCCGGATCTTGCCGGCCCTGTCGCCTATCTCGGCGATCAGCCGCTGGCGCCCCTGCTGGGCGACTTTTTGCCGGGCGCGACGCTGGTCGAAATCGCGCAAGGCTGGTCACGCCGCATGCCGTTCAAATCCGCTTTGTCGATCGCCATCTGGCTGCGCAATAATGGCGTCCTTGTCGCGCGCAGCGAGGCCCGGCGATGA